Proteins encoded by one window of Castor canadensis chromosome 2, mCasCan1.hap1v2, whole genome shotgun sequence:
- the Sc5d gene encoding lathosterol oxidase, which yields MDLVLSAADHYFFTPYVYPATWPEDDIFRQTISLLVVTNLGAYILYFFFATLSYYFVFDHSLMKHPQFLKNQVSREIKYTVWSLPWMSIPTVSLFLLELRGFSKLYDNIGEFPYGWFHLIISVISFLFFTDMLIYFIHRGLHHRVLYKHIHKPHHIWKIPTPFASHAFHPVDGFVQSLPYHIYPFVFPLHKVVYLGLYVLVNIWTISIHDGDFRVPQILKPFINGSAHHTDHHMFFDYNYGQYFTLWDRIGGSFKNPSSFEGTGPLNYVKKMTEEKSKSPAENGCKNEKLCNGGFSKTE from the exons ATGGACCTTGTTCTCAGTGCTGCGGATCATTATTTCTTCACCCCCTATGTGTATCCAGCCACGTGGCCTGAGGATGACATCTTCCGGCAGACTATTAGTCTCCTGGTTGTAACAAATCTTGGTGCTtatatcctttattttttctttgcaacACTGAgctattattttgtctttgatcATTCATTAATGAAACATCCACAGTTTTTAAAG AATCAAGTTTCCCGAGAGATTAAGTACACAGTCTGGTCGTTGCCCTGGATGAGTATTCCTACCGTCTCACTGTTCCTGCTGGAGTTGAGAGGTTTCAGCAAACTGTATGACAACATAGGAGAGTTTCCCTATG GCTGGTTTCACCTGATCATTAGTGTAATATCCTTCCTCTTCTTCACTGACATGCTGATCTACTTTATTCACAGAGGCCTGCATCATCGAGTTTTATACAAG caCATACATAAACCTCATCACATCTGGAAGATTCCCACTCCATTTGCAAGTCATGCTTTTCACCCTGTGGATGGCTTCGTGCAGAGTCTGCCTTACCATATATACCCTTTTGTCTTTCCATTACACAAGGTGGTTTACTTAGGCTTGTATGTCTTGGTTAATATCTGGACGATTTCCATTCATGATGGTGATTTTCGTGTCCCCCAGATCTTAAAGCCTTTTATTAATGGCTCTGCTCATCATACAGACCATCACATGTTCTTTGACTATAACTATGGACAGTACTTCACGTTGTGGGATAGAATCGGAGGCTCATTcaaaaatccttcctcctttgagGGGACAGGACCACTTAATTACGTGAAGAAGATGACAGAAGAAAAATCCAAAAGCCCTGCAGAAAATggctgtaaaaatgaaaaattatgcaATGGAGGCTTTTCAAAGACTGAGTAA